Proteins from one Gossypium raimondii isolate GPD5lz chromosome 8, ASM2569854v1, whole genome shotgun sequence genomic window:
- the LOC105792806 gene encoding zinc finger BED domain-containing protein RICESLEEPER 1, translating into MEVANETVIKKPKRLTSVVWNHFERVRKADLCYAVCVHCNKKLSGSSNSGTTHLRNHLMRCLKRFNYDVSQLLSAKKRKKESTLTIANISYDEGQRKEEYLKPTIVKYEPEQRKDEVFNVQSSWFDQDRSRLDLARMIILHGYPLAMVEHVGFKVFVKNLQPLFDVVPNSTVELSCMEIYGKERQKVHDMLSKLQGRINLAVEMWSSPENTNHVCMMAHYVGDDWKLQKKILNFVTLDSSHTDDLLSGVIIKCLMDWDIGSKLFAVTLDDFSTNDDIVLRIKEQISENKSRLSNGQLLDVRSAAHVLNSIVQDAMEALRVVLQKIRGTVRYVKSSQSIQGKFKEMVLQTGINSQKNLVLDCPIRWNSTYLMLEAAIEYRNAFCQLPDLDLDLALSDEEWEWASSITGYLKLFVEIINVFSSNKCPTANIYFPEICHVHIQLIDWCKSPDNFLSSLAAKMKAKFDKYWSKCSLSLAVAAILDPRFKMKLVEYYYSQIYGSTALERIKEVSDGLKELFNTYSICSTLMDQGSALPLGSLPSSSNDGRDRLKGFDKFLHETSQSQTAISDLEKYLDEPVFPRNCNFNILNWWRVHTPRYPILSMMARDVLGTPMSTVSQESAFHAGGRVLDSCRCPLTPETQQALICTQDWLRIQSDDPGPSSSHYALPLYVETN; encoded by the exons ATGGAAGTTGCGAATGAAACGGTCATTAAGAAACCGAAGAGGTTGACTTCGGTTGTATGGAATCACTTCGAAAGGGTTAGGAAAGCCGACTTATGCTATGCGGTATGCGTTCATTGTAACAAGAAATTAAGTGGATCGAGTAACAGTGGAACCACACATCTGAGGAATCACTTAATGCGGTGTTTAAAAAGGTTTAACTATGATGTTTCTCAGCTCCTTTCcgcaaagaaaaggaaaaaagaaagcaCCCTTACGATAGCAAATATCAGTTACGATGAAGggcaaagaaaagaagaatattTGAAGCCAACTATTGTCAAGTATGAACCGGAACAGAGAAAGGATGAAGTTTTCAATGTTCAAAGCAGTTGGTTCGATCAAGACAGGAGTCGCTTAGATCTTGCTCGTATGATTATATTGCATGGCTACCCTTTAGCCATGGTTGAGCATGTTGGGTTTAAGGTATTTGTCAAGAATTTACAGCCACTGTTTGATGTTGTGCCGAATAGTACTGTTGAGCTTTCTTGTATGGAAATTTACGGGAAGGAGAGACAGAAAGTTCATGATATGTTGAGTAAATTGCAAGGCAGAATTAACCTCGCGGTTGAGATGTGGTCATCGCCAGAAAACACTAACCATGTATGCATGATGGCGCATTACGTCGGTGATGATTGGAAACTACAAAAGAAGATTCTTAATTTTGTTACACTTGATTCTTCTCATACTGATGACTTGCTTTCTGGAGTAATTATCAAGTGTTTGATGGATTGGGATATAGGCTCTAAGTTGTTTGCCGTGACGTTGGATGATTTTTCTACTAATGATGATATCGTTCTGAGAATAAAAGAGCAGATCTCGGAGAACAAGTCTCGTCTAAGCAACGGTCAATTATTAGATGTGCGCTCAGCTGCACATGTTCTAAATTCAATTGTTCAAGACGCCATGGAAGCTCTCCGAGTGGTGCTTCAAAAGATTCGAGGAACTGTTCGATATGTTAAAAGTTCCCAATCAATACAAGGGAAGTTCAAGGAGATGGTCTTGCAAACTGGAATCAATAGCCAGAAGAACTTGGTTCTTGATTGTCCTATCCGATGGAATTCAACATACCTAATGCTCGAGGCTGCTATAGAATACAGGAATGCTTTCTGTCAGTTGCCAGATCTTGATCTTGACCTTGCTTTAAGCGATGAAGAGTGGGAATGGGCAAGTTCCATTACCGGCTATTTGAAACTATTTGTCGAAATCATCAATGTCTTCTCCAGCAACAAATGTCCCACggcaaatatatattttccgGAAATTTGTCATGTTCACATCCAATTGATTGACTGGTGCAAGAGCCCCGATAATTTTCTTAGTTCATTAGCAGCAAAGATGAAAGCCAAGTTCGATAAATATTGGAGCAAATGCAGTTTGTCTTTGGCAGTAGCAGCTATCTTAGATCCCCGATTCAAGATGAAATTGGTGGAGTATTACTACTCCCAGATTTACGGCAGTACTGCATTGGAACGAATCAAAGAAGTCTCGGATGGTCTTAAGGAACTATTTAATACATACTCTATTTGCTCAACTTTGATGGATCAAGGTTCAGCTTTGCCGCTCGGTAGTTTACCTAGCAGTAGCAATGACGGTAGAGATAGACTAAAGGGCTTTGACAAATTCCTTCACGAGACATCTCAAAGTCAAACTGCAATATCAGACttggaaaaatatttagatGAGCCTGTCTTTCCTCGTAACTGCAATTTCAATATATTGAATTGGTGGAGAGTTCACACTCCAAGGTATCCAATCTTGTCAATGATGGCACGAGATGTTCTCGGAACTCCTATGTCCACCGTCTCACAAGAGTCAGCATTCCACGCTGGAGGTAGGGTGCTCGATAGTTGTAGATGTCCACTGACTCCCGAGACTCAACAGGCTTTGATATGCACACAAGATTGGTTACGGATACAATCGGATG ACCCCGGTCCATCTTCAAGTCATTATGCTCTACCCCTTTATGTCGAAACAAATTGA